TTTCCATGGGGACCCCAGATTTTCTCTCCAGACACTCATTGTCACCCATTCCTTCAgctcagcaattttcaacctctTTCATCTCATGACGCACAtcaagtaattactaaaattctgcggcacaacCAGGTTcgccccagtgtgggttgtgtgcactgtcctgttggggttgagtcttgattgctgttggtgtgaCTGGAAgggattgacccccaggccaatcagCTCCCAGGACCGGCTCCCACTACAGTAAAGGAGCTGCTGGCAGAAGTCAGCCttatggaacaggacttgcttcagtggggctttggtgctcaccgagCCCACCCCTTTGGTGTGTGGTTCCTGGAGGTGGGAGGGTTGTAATCCAGCATGAGCTGAAGCTGTCCAtcgggtgcactggctctgggacctcccaggaagtgcagagtcagccaccacctgtgccctgcctggggtcaCCAGGCACGAGTTACAGAGTGATcggcagatggctgctacttgtgttgggcttggaggtgctcGGGAGAGGCCATGCTGTGAACCAAGGCAGGCTCCTGCTAGAgccgggcctggggccacttagcaagaggcagAGAGTATGCAGAAGCCAGCTGCCGCTGCTTTTAGAAATTGTAGGAAAATCCAGAACATAAGTCAGGGGGGGCCAGCTGTATGGCAAAGCCACTGGGAATGCTTGGGTGGGCCAGcaggttgggtggggctgggtctcagggaatcaccagggtggggcaaacactgcgagccaggttgatggagactcagctGTGGCTCCTGCCTGTAGACTCTGGggaacagtggcctctgccagcacttttgtctggtaGAAAACTGCACCCCCAACTCtttccctgatgccagacaattcagttcctccccgcATGCccctggttcctttcaagctgctgcctcagtgctggagctcagagggagtgagtctgagtaagtccaggcatgtgccctttaagaggaactgcctgggactccagcatccccagtctcactcagccacaatccccactggtttttacagccagaattATGGGGACTTGTTTCCTGGCTTTGGAACCCTGGGccaggggggtggcggggagctggTGTGGGGCTAGGCTATGGAGGGGGACCTCCATAGTCAAGACTTACCTCCAggtatttcattgtattttaacTTGTGATAAAAACtggcttaaaatatttataaatagagtCAAGAGTAAAACTGTACAAACTTGCACATTGAAAAGTGCAACAAGTTACTTTGATTGCAGTACAAATATTTACTGTTCTAAAAATTGAAGACTTAGCCAGGCAGATGAATTTTTAAGTGAACCAGTTGTTGAAATTATTGGAATTAACTGAGCCAAAGTGATTCTGCATTCTTCATCTATTTAGTTAGCACTTTGTATCATTATATACCGTTTACAATACATGTATAACTTGTAGCTATAATCATTTGTGCCGTTAAAGCtctcacaaaacaaaacaaacaaaaaaaagatttttttattgattttttttttgtttttttagagagagaagaagagattTCCATTCACATAGATTTCAGGAGATTCTGAATGATGATTGTTCTATAGGTTAgctggtttggggttttttttttaatgtggtggtTGGAGGATTCGAGTAtgatgtttacctatgcctccatcttgacTGGAAATCTCTAGATTTTTTGACATGAGCTTAATAGGTGGAACATTTAACATACTAAAGACAGATTTagtttttcctctctctgttcAGAGGCCTCCAAACACTAAAGGATCCATCCCTAGGGGCTTGCCCATTCTGTTCCCTATTCCCAGTGCCCTTCCCTGGCCCTTTATTGCTGCCAGTTTTACTCCAGTTTTCTCCTACCCATCTGTTTGACTAGATTAAACACCACCTTCTCCGTCAGCCCTCTCTTGTCACCTTGGAGAGATCAGATCTTCTGGTTcaaactggtgtgtgtgtgtgtgtgtgtgtgtgtgtgtgtgtttaaatatattttattgattttttcagagaggaagggagagagagagttagaaacatcgatgagagagaaacatcgatcagctgcctcctgcacacctcccactggagatgtgcccgcaacccaggtacatgcccttgaccggaatcgaacccgggacccctcagtccgcaggccgacactctatccactgaaccaaacctatTTCggcagtgtgtgtgtttttttaaaatatatttttattgacgtcagagaggaagggagagggagagagaatcattgattggctgcctcctgcacactccctatgggggatcaagcctgcaaaccaggcatgtgccctgactgggaatcaaactgtgacctcctggttcaaaggtcaaccactgagccaaacaggccagatTGGTTCAAACTCATTGATCTTGCACcatccagccccagcccatctccctgccctcatcccctcactctTGCCCTCGCTTACTCTGCTCCAGCCATACaggcctccttgctgttccttgaACATGCCAAGTAAATTGTTGCCAGGCCTTTGCTCGTGCTATGCCCTATGCCTGGATCATCTTCCACCCAGATCTCCCCATAGCTCCCTCACCCACTTCTTCCAGGTACCTCCTCAAGGAGACCCTCTCTGACCTTTTGTCCCCTAATTTATATCATTTCTTTGTGGCTCAGAGCACTATCCCATAACACACTGTGTGTTTCCTTGTTGATGTGAGCCCCACAAAGGAAGGGACCATCAATGCTTTTGTCACTGCTATGTTCCCagaacctagaacagtgcctggcatacagcaggCGCTCACTAACCGTATGTTGAACAAATGGCTGACCAGCGAGCAGTGAGCAAACCCTTTCGGATTTCCTTCCCAGGTCGGATTCAGAGGAAGACCAGTGGCAGCGGCGAGGAAGACAGAGCCGGAGCCCACAGCCCCCTCAGCGGCGCTCGCAGGACCAGTCCTCTCAGTCTGACTCAGGCAatgagcagcagtggcagcaccaGGGCCGCTGGGCCCGCCGCCGGAGGACCCGCTCTTGCTCCTCCTCATCCAGCTCTGCATCCCCAGACCAGTCCCAGAGCTCGAGGGAGGCGGCTGCGGCCCTGAGCCAGCAACAGAACTTGCAGGAGCGGCTGCGGCTACGTGAGGAGCGgaagcagcaggaggagctgatgAAGGCCTTCGAGACGCCTGAGGAGAAGCGGGCCCGGCGCCTGGCCAAGAAGGAGGCCAAGGAGAGGAAAAAGCGGGAGAAGATGGGCTGGGGCGAGGAGTACATGGGCTATACCAACACCGACAACCCCTTCGGCGACAACAACCTCCTGGGCACCTTCATATGGAACAAGGTGAGCCGTCGTCGCCACGAAGTGCTTGCTGGTTAGCTCTGTGTTTGTGCCATTCACACATTTTTCCTGCCTTAGTGTTTTTCCTTTGTATACTTTTTACAACTTCAATTTCAAGAGATGTTATTTAGCACTCACAGCACACATTCCCAGACTGCATTTTGCCatgcagaattttttttaaatatattttattgactttttacagagaggaagggagagggagagagagttaaaaacatcgatgagagagaaacatggaccagctgcctcctgcacatctcctactggggatgtgccctcaaccaaggtacatgcccttgaccaaaatcgggacccctcagtctgcaggccgacgctctatccactgagccaaaccagttagggccagaatctattttatacacatacatacaatggTTTTGTCAGGTTTTACTCTGTTAATTATCTCTTGCAGTATAACAGTTCAGGCATGCTTTGACCCCCCAAACCAGCCTAACCTCCATGTGACTGGAGAATAGGTTCTTAGTGTCCCACACTCAGGGTGGGATTCCACAGTTACCCTCTGTCAGCTCAGAGCTGTCGTTTCATTCTTGAGATGAAAATTATGCACTGGTCGTTTACCTGCAGCCATGGCCTTGGGCGCATAGCTGAAAACAGAATTTGTCTTTCACGTCTGGAGGCcaaaagtctgaaatcaaggtgttagcaggTCCATCCTCCCCTTGGAAGATCTGGGGAAAGATCTTTCctgtctcttccagcttctggtggttgctAGGAGCAACCCAAGGCTTGTGGCTCTATCAcgccagtctctgcctctgttgtcAGTAGCTGTCTTCCTTCTGTGTCGTATCTTCATATGGCGTCATCCTCTCTCTGTGTCTAAATTTCCCTCTCcctgtaaggacaccagtcattggattagggcccagtctaatccagtatgacctcatcttaactaattatatctgcagagactctatttccaaataagggcaCATTCACAGCTTCCAGGTGTTGAGACGTGAACATACATACAGTTCAACCCCACACAGCACCCGTcactggtggggagggagaggacaggggcCACAGTTGGAGGCTGGGGCAGCTCCACTCATCGCCCACGCTCAGGCGTGGATTCTTACCAGTATCTTGAACACAGAGCCCTTTTCACCTGAGCCTTTGTACTCACCATTCCTCTGCCTTAGAACACTCCCTGCCTCTCCCATGGCTGGTTCTCCAGGTCTCAGCTGACACTGTCCCTCTCCGGAGAGGCCCTCCCGGCCCCCTTGGTCCCCGGGTCCCCttgggattcttttcttttttttaattttagtgatttgagagggagagagagagaaacatggatgataagaatcattgatcagctgccttctgcatgccctccactggggatcaagcccgcaacctgggcgtgtgccctgaccgggaatcgaaccatgacctctggttcatcggttccgatgctcaaccactgacacCAGCCCGGCTCCCCTGGTAGTTGGTCATGGCACTGCCTCTGCGTTTCTAGCACTTCACTAACAAACTGGTACTGCACACCTGCCAGGTGCTGGATCCTTTGTGGCCCGGGGCACATAGCCACAAGCGAAGGAGACAAAAATCACTCCCTGTGGGCCAGCAGCCTCGAGGGGGAGACAAACTGTAGTAAGTAAGTTAGCGAAGTACAAGAGGCGAGAACGAAGGCAGGCGTCGTGGTGCAGCAGTGACCACAGTAagcaggcccagccctggccggttgctcagtagttagagcattgacctgcgcaccaaagggtctcaggttccattcctaggcaagggcacgtacctgggttacaggttcaatccctggccccgtcggggtgcatgcgggaggcaggtaatcagtgtgtctctttcacatcaatgtttctctccctctcgccctctctccctctccctctccctctccctctccctctttctctctctctctccctccctgtccctctccctccttccctgccacccaccctaccttccactctctctaaaaaccaatggaaagaatatccttgggtgaggattaaaaaaattataaataagcaGGCCCAGAAAGGTCTCATTGAAGAGGTGATTTCTAAATACACAGCCTAATTTATAATGTGTAGTTCCTGCCAAACTGAGCTCCACAGGGCAAGCTCTGTCCTAGGGCCTGGCAcccagtaggcactcaataaattcaAATGAGCAAGCTTGCTGTAGCCTGGGGTGTGCACATTTCTCCAGGGAGtcttcctcagcccagcctggccttgGGGAGTTTGCCCCAGGGGAGGGCTTTGCCGCACACAGCGGGTGCAGCTAGGTTTCTGTGTGAAACAAGAATCAGCAGGTCCCAAGAGACTCCCATGACCCTGCAGGAGGGCCCAGCTGTCTCTCCTCGGTGCCTCAGCACATTTCACTGACAGTAGGGGGTCTTTGTAGGTTGGATTGTAATAAAATTGCTTGATTtgtgggtggggatggagggtgTCTTCTAGTGGAAGGCAGTGAGGGGTGCCCGGGGACAGGTCCTTCCTCTGAGCTTCACTCTCAGCTGCAAAGCAGATGCTGTGGTCCATTCATTTCGGTCTTTGTACATGCGTGTGCCGCAGCTTCCTCATGGGAAGTGCCAGGGAGGCCCCTCACCCAGCGGGCCTGTGCTGACCCTTGCAGGCCCTGGAGAAGAAGGGGATCAGCCACCTGGAGGAGAAAGAGCTGAAGGAGCGGAACAAGAGGATCCAGGAGGACAATCGGCTGGAGCTGCAGAAGGTGGGGGCGCCTTTCCTCATAGGGGCTCCGAGGCTGGCTTGCCCTTGTTTAAGTCAAACAGAACCTGCTTGGCTTTCATGGAAAGGCTTGCCTTTAGGCACAGCTGCATCCAGGGCCCAGGCAGCGTCTCCAGCGAGCTGCTCCTCTCCACATCGGCTCCGCTGGCCTCTGGGCTTGACTCTCAGATGCTCCTCTCAGGGTGGCCTCTCCTGCCCAGGGTCGGTCgggctggggccaggcctggggtaTAGTCCCCATCCCAACCCTAGGGGATCCCATGgcctgagagggcacagggcaggccccaCGAAACCTCCCCATCATCCAGCTGTCCTGCCCTCATCCTCCCTGTGCATCCCCAGGTGAAGCAGCTCCGGCTGGAGCGGGAACGGGAAAAGGCCATGCGTGAGCAGGAGCTGGAGATGCTGCAGCGGGAGAAGGAAGCGGAGCACTTCAAGACGTGGGAGGAACAGGAGGACAACTTCCACCTCCAGCAGGCCAAGCTtcggtgcggggggtgggggggggggctgcccacCACCACCCTTTGTTCACCAATACCCTCTGTCGCCTCCCTTCACCCACCAGCCTGCTTCTGGGCTCAAACACATGGAGCTGGtttctgccccagggcctttgcacttgctagtCCCGCTTCCTAGAACCCGCTGTTCCACGGCTCCCCCTCACCCTTGGGGTTTTTGCCTATTGTGTTCTTGGGGGGCGCTCCCCAAGCCCCTTTCTGGCACTAGCCCCAGTTTTGCGTGTACACTTGTTGCTGGTGGGCTCCCCCATTGGGCTGGGTGCAGAGGAGACCCCTGAATACACCGGCTCCATGTGCGGAACTGCGCAAGCTGAGTGGGAGTGTTCTGGGCCTCACTGTGCTAGTCCCTCCACCTGCAGCCCACAGGCGTTTGCTCATCAGCTGTGTTTATAGAGAAGGAAGATGAAGCTCCTGGGGGTTGAGTTATCTGAGGCCACATGGGTCTCTGAACCTGCGGCCCAGCGTATGTGCATCCGGAGCCCACCCTCGCGCTTCTGTCTGCCAGCTACACCAATCCTGGCCAAGGGCTTGGACCTTCCTGATCGTGGGGCCCCTTATGTTAGACTAGGGTCAGCCTCTGCCGTGTGTCCCCTGGGGCACAGCACTGAGGCTCTGTCTTTCAGCCTGGGCAGCCCGTCCATTGAGAAGTggtcctctctgtccctctggctccactctcacctgctgctcTTCAGACCCCATGTTCACGCCtatccctctctgagcctgtttctcctCACTAATCTGCCTTACCTCTCCACCTGACGCCTCCTCtttcaggaagccttccctgaccaccaccCCCTGCCGGCAAGGCTCCTACCCTAGCTCCCACACTGGTCACCCCCTTGGCAGGATAATGGGAGGGAGGTCACGTCCTGGACTCTAACACCGCCCCCTTCTCCCTGCAGCTCCAAGATTCGAATCCGGGATGGACGGGCCAAGCCCATCGACCTGCTGGCCAAGTACATCAGCGCCGAGGACGATGACCTGGCTGTGGAGATGCACGAGCCTTACACCTTCCTCAATGGCCTCACGGTGGCTGACATGGAGGACCTGCTGGAGGATATCCAGGTACCACCCAGCCCCACCACCCACACCCTGGCTGTGCACCCTCCCCAAGACTGTGCTTTCTCCTCACCCCTGTGTGCCTTCGCCTCCAGGTGTACATGGAACTGGAGCAGGGCAAGAATGTGGACTTCTGGCGGGACATGACCATCATCACGGAGGATGAGATCTCTAAGCTCCGCAAGCTGGAGGCCTCTGGCAAGGGCCCAGGTAACCCAGGGCCAGCGCTGACCCCAAGCTGGCTGACCAGAAAGACACCAGGGTGTGCTTTGGGGGACGTTTCTGCATTGGTGGGAGTTGTCATGGGGACACATCTGCATTGGTGGGGGTTGCCATTGGGGGTGGTTCCGCTGGAAGCTAACCTTAGCTGTGCAGACATCAGTTTCTTTGGACTCTCCACAGCCCTCTGGAGGCCTCTGTGggagccaccagggggcagcattgAGCAGCGGGAGCCCCAGGTCCTGGGCTAAGGGCTCTCCCGAGATGAAGGGGGCTCCTTTAAATGATCCCTGGGCAGCACAGGCTTCCCTGGGAGCAGGGCCAAAAGGGTTTTTGTTGGGGTTTCAGGTTTTCTCCCAAGACTCAGTGTAAGAGCAGGACCCAGCTCTGCTTGCTGGGAAACGCCATGCAACCCCAATCTGTTCAATCTGGTGTTCTTTATaactcagttttcttttcctctaaTTGGCTCCATGTGTACGTTCAAAGGGGAAATGAACTCCCCAGACATGGCCCATAGCCCCCTGGGGGCAGAATGCCCTGGGTGAGAGCCTCTGCTCTAAAAGCTCATGACCAGACGCAGCGGGCCCGCCCTCCGCCCCTCCGGCCACCGGCTTCAACCGTCCAGCTTCTGTGGCCCTCACGTCCCTTTGCCACTTCATCCTTCATCACCCACTTGGTGGCTGAGGACGTgagccctccccaaccctccccccctctcctccccccccctccccctggcctgtgTAAATGTCATTTGAAGCTCAGATATGGCTCGGGACAATTTCCTTCCTCTTAGGAAAGGATAAATAtcctttatttttgtaaatggaGTTTTGTTTCTCACGTCCTCTTAGCAGTTACATCCTGCAGTAACTTccggagaaaggaagagaaacccTTGTCAGAAGCCGTGTCAGGAAacctccttgggtggcagtgggaCTGGGTGTAGAACTGGTTGGAAGGTGCTGGGAGGCCCTTGGACAGAGTAACAGTTAGGATCAGGACTCTGGGTGCAAACCCAAGCCAGCAAGCAGCTCCGCGACCTTGGCCGGTCATCTCCCTCCTGGGTGCTCAGTTGTCCCTTTCGTTGCATGGGGATGATAAGACCCCTCCAGGAGGGTTGCCTGGAGAGAAGGGAGTTAGTGTCAGGCGCTGGAATAGCCCCTGCCTGTGTGGCGCTgactccacccccgccccccgccttccagctgggcctgggcagtGTTCAGACACATCGAGAAGCTGATtgggcctcctcctccttgtTCCTGGGCCCTTTCTCCCAACACAGTGGCCCCTACACCCGCCCCCCAGGCTCCCTTCATTTTCTTCAGTGAAGgagcccctcttcctcccttttttttaacgacagggaggcagaggaagagagaaatagaaacatcaatgatgagagagaatcgttgattggctgcctcctacacaacccccactgaggatcaagcccacaatgcaggcatgtgccctgatggggaattgaaccatgatttcctggttcagaggttaacgcccaaccactgagccacgtcagccagGTACACATCTCCCTTTTTTGTGGTTTGTGCCCTCATCTTGGTGGGGCACAAGCTGCTGTAACTTCTGGAGGAAGGGAGGTGCAGTTCTTTGATGTCCGGTGTGTCAGGAAATGTTCTCTCCCTCCGGCTGGTGGCAGCGGGGCTGGTATAGACTTCTTGAGCAGGTATTTCTTCAGAGGCTGAAGACAGACCCCGCCCCACTGGTCTGCCCATTTCCAAAGCTCTACCAGTGGCTGTTCAGGTGGCATCCAAGCCTAAGACATGGCTTCCTTTAAACATGACTTAGAGCTCTTAGCTTCTGTGGGAACAGCACCAGCAGGGCTGTTTGTTCGGGTTGTAAGTTTTCACTGGTTCCATCTATTTGAGCGAGTGCAGAACTTGGCTCTGCTTGGCCTGGTAAGGGGGTTGTTGCCAAATTTGGTTTGGGACCTATGTTATTTCTGGGCCTGCCGTAGACCAAGGGCAGGCTATCGGCCCGTAGGTTGACCATTGAGGCCAGCGCTGCTAAGGGTGACACAGGTACACAACGAAATGAAGGGGCTGAATCTTTAGGTGCTGATTCCGGGGTCCAAGGTTGGTTGGCTACAGGGACTTGGGTCCCTCTCAACCTTATCAGATCAACTGTGACCAAGTGTCCACGACAGTGGCTCTTAAATCCTGCTTTCGAGCAGGGAGCATGAGCTTGTCACCTAGTTCCTTATTCACAGCAATGGGAAGCCCAGggaggtccctgccctcaggaagccACATCCTGGGTGTGCAGGCCGAGGGAGCAATCTGGTAGAAGGTACATTCTTGCTGAGTGCTGCGGATGGGTGTTACTGATGGAAAGAACcccatgtgcaaaggccctggggcagggccaggccttggCATCTTCGTAAACAACAAGGAGCCTGGTGTGCCAAAGCACATAGGCTCAGGCAGTATCTGGCCCTGTCCTGGGCCCTTCAGTCTAGAAAGGGACATGTCCTTGGGCCTGCAGCCCATGGTAGATACTGGAACAGATTTCCCTGCAGGACAGAGGGGCCTGTTTGTCTCGGGGCAGCGCCTGAGAAACGAGCAGTTTTTCCTGCTGTGGTGGAGtgtcctctgtgccaggcacagcacAGTGCTCACATGCATGGTCTCACCAGGCTTCATAGAAgggaaaacagaggcccagagagggtgagccacttgcccaagatcacacagctgggaCTGGCATAGCATAATCTGAATTCCAAACAGCTACCAGGCAAACACTCTTGGCTCTTCTATGTGGTTTTGGGAAGGGAGTGGTGGGCAGGGTTGGTAAACTGGGTACCTGGGTCCAAGCCTGGTGTTGAGTGGCCCCTGCCTCACCGTAGGCGAGCGACGAGAGGGCGTTAACACCTCGGTCAGCTCCGATGTGCAGTTGGTCTTCAAAGGGAAGACATACAGCCAGCTGCAGGTCATCTTCCAGGGTATTGAGGGCAAGATCCGGGCCGGGGGCCCCAACCTGGACATGGGATACTGGGAGAGCCTCCTGCAACAGCTGCGTGCCCACATGGCGCGTGCCAGGTGAGTGGGCAacaggcctcagccaggcactgtACAGGGTGGGTCTTGTCCCTCTTGGGATCTCGCCTGGGGGACAGGAGCCCCCTCCATCAGGCCTGCTGGGTAGTCTTGGGGCCATAGATCAGGGCCCTGGCCACCGGCCCCTGCTGTGCTCAGGAAGAGCTGCTCGTTCCCCCACCTGGATTCAGGGGCCCTGGGAGTCGGGCAGGGCCTCCCACAGTGGCCTTCCTTACAGCCTTTCCCAAGAACCTGGTCTTGGTTTCAATTAGGGTTAACAGGCATCGCGAGAAGCCCCCAGGCTGCCTGTCCCCCCCCTTCTGCTGGCCCCACACACCCTGTGTACAAATTCTCAGCGTGCTTGGCACTGCTGTGTAAACACAGCGCCTGCCTGCCACTGACTGTGTACTCGCCTCTAAATTTATCTTCTCTGCCT
The sequence above is a segment of the Myotis daubentonii chromosome 5, mMyoDau2.1, whole genome shotgun sequence genome. Coding sequences within it:
- the CACTIN gene encoding splicing factor Cactin: MGRDTRSRSRSTGRRGRRGRRRRSRSGSRSRHRSGSHGRRNRRRRDDERRRRRRSRERRSDSEEDQWQRRGRQSRSPQPPQRRSQDQSSQSDSGNEQQWQHQGRWARRRRTRSCSSSSSSASPDQSQSSREAAAALSQQQNLQERLRLREERKQQEELMKAFETPEEKRARRLAKKEAKERKKREKMGWGEEYMGYTNTDNPFGDNNLLGTFIWNKALEKKGISHLEEKELKERNKRIQEDNRLELQKVKQLRLEREREKAMREQELEMLQREKEAEHFKTWEEQEDNFHLQQAKLRSKIRIRDGRAKPIDLLAKYISAEDDDLAVEMHEPYTFLNGLTVADMEDLLEDIQVYMELEQGKNVDFWRDMTIITEDEISKLRKLEASGKGPGERREGVNTSVSSDVQLVFKGKTYSQLQVIFQGIEGKIRAGGPNLDMGYWESLLQQLRAHMARARLRERHQDVLRQKLYKLKQEQGVESEPLFPILKQEPPSPGHSLEPEDQALTPPGPSLEGGPVEPEAEEAAPAEGEAEGEAVLMEEDLIQQSLDDYDAGKYSPRLLTAHELPLDAHVLEPDEDLQRLQLSRQQLQVTGDASESAEDIFFRRAKEGMGQDEAQFSVEMPLTGKAYLWADKYRPRKPRFFNRVHTGFEWNKYNQTHYDFDNPPPKIVQGYKFNIFYPDLIDKRSTPEYFLEACPDNKDFATLRFHAGPPYEDIAFKIVNREWEYSHRHGFRCQFANGIFQLWFHFKRYRYRR